Sequence from the Bacillus thuringiensis genome:
GTGCGAATGCAAAAGAAGCACCTTGTTGTGCGGCAATCCTTGCACTCTCTCCACTAGAACCAAGCATCCACATTTCGGGAGATGTTGGAATCACAGGAGTAGCCTTTAAATTTGCATAATGATGGTTTTCTGGTACTTGATCATGTAAGTACATTGCAACATCTGCAATTTGTTCTGGATATTGATCAAGTGAGACCATTTTTCCTTCTTGAAGTGCGCGAGTCGCAATTGGCATACCGCCAGGTGCTCTACCAACACCGAGGTCGATACGGTTTGGGTAAAGCGCTTCTAAAACGCGGAAGTTCTCAGCGACTTTATATGGACTATAGTGCGGCAACATAACACCACCTGAACCAACTCTCATACGCTCCGTTTTTGCTGCAATGTGAGAAATAAGTATTTCAGGACTTGAACCAGCAAGGCTTACAGAATTGTGATGCTCGGATACCCAAAAGCGTGTATATCCGAGTTTTTCAACTTCTTGTGCAAGCGTAACTGTATGTGAAAAAGCTTGGGCTGCCGTACTACCATCTGAAATAGGGGATTGGTCTAATACACTTAATTTGATCATAGAATATACCTCTCAATCTTAATGTACATCCTATTATATATTTACTTACGAAAAATGCGTAATGAAATGCTCAAAATAAAAAGTGGATAAATTACATATCCACTTTTAACGTGAAAATCCTCGTTCATAATGATTCATTTCGACTACATTTAGAATATATTCGTAGTTATCAATCTCAAGTTTTAGTTGTTCACGTTCTTTTTTAGATAGATGCATATTACTAAGTTTGTTGCATAGCTGTTGTTTCTTTTCTTCTAAATACTTCTTTGTAGCGTGGTAGTCGTAAGTTTGTTTCATTTTCAACCACTCCTTCTTTGCTGTTGCTATATTATACGAGGCGTGAAGAGGTGTGAAAGCTAATTCTTATGTACTTTTAGTGAATATTCCTCTTTCCATGTTGTTATGTTTATGGGGATGTATGAATAAAATGCACTAAACCACTAATGCCCATTTTATGAAGTAAGGGGTGGAATTGTGCAGAAAGATATAATGTATAACATAGAGATGGATGAAACGTTAAGAGTTATAAATAATGGGTTAAAGAAGACGACTCGTCCGAAGCGAATTATAGTAGTAGGGGCCGGTATGGCTGGATTGGTTTCGGCATCTTTATTAAAAGCTGCCGGACATGAAGTGAAAATTTTTGAAGCAAACAACCGGGTAGGTGGGCGCATAGAGACGGTTAGAATGGAAGATACCGGATTATATTTGGATGTAGGGGCAATGAGAATTCCATATTCGCACATATTAACGATGGCGTATATAAGAAAATTTGGGCTGCAGGTAAGCTCTTTTATTAATAGGAATGAGACGGATATTATTTACGTAAATGGCCGGAAAACGACATTAAAACAATATGAAAAAGACCCAAGTATATTAAAGTATCCTGTGGAAATGAATGAAGTCGGGAAAACGTCTGAGGAGCTCTTATTGTTAGCGGTACAGCCAATTATAAATTTTATAAAAAAGAACCCAGAAAAAAATTGGGATGTTGTAGTAAAGGATTTTGGAAGATACTCTACAGGACAATTTTTAAAGTATCATCCTTATCAATATAATACGTACTTTTCGCCAGTAGCGATTGAAATGATTGGTGTTCTTTTAGACTTAGAAGGTTTTTTGGAAAGGTCGTTTGTTGAAACGTTGCGCTTTTTATATATTATGCAAGAGGAGAGTGGATTTTGTGAAATAGTAGGCGGGAATGATAGATTACCAAAGTCCTTTTTACCACAATTAGAAGAAAATATTATTTATAACCAAAAATTAATGAAACTGCATCAACACGATAATGGGGTGACGGCTTTCTATCGGAACGAAGAAACGTTTGAATATAGTAGCATAACTGGTGATTTGGTTATTGTTACGATTCCGTTTTCGGCAATGCGTTTTGTGGAAGTAGATCCATTTGATTCTATATCTCATGAAAAATGGAAAGCAATTCGTGAATTGCATTATATGCCTGCGACAAAAATAGGAATTCAATTTAAAAGTAGATTTTGGGAAGAACAAGGACAATTAGGTGGCAGAATTATAACGGATTTGCCAATTCGTTACGCCTATTATCCAAGCTATGGAATTGGAGAGAAGGGACCAGCTATGATGCTAGGAAGCTATACATGGTCATATGATGCGTTGTTATGGGATGGATTATCAAAGGGGGATCGTATTTATTACACATTACAAAACTTAGCAACGATATTAGGTGGTCAAGTATATGATGAATTCTTGTCTGGAATATCAAAAAGTTGGACATTGGATCCATATGCACTTGGAGGGTTTGCGCTATTTCAGGCAGGTCAAGAATCTGAGTTGCAACCAGTGATTGTCAAACCAGAGGGAAGAATATTCTTCGCTGGAGACCATACGACGTTATATCACGGTTGGATTCAAGGGGCAATTGAATCTGGGGTTCGTGTAGCGGTAGAGGTGAACGAGTAAAATGTGTAAAATTCAGAAATTTCTTTACTGTATAGTTTGAGATGGATATTATTATATATAAAAGAACTATAGGGAGTGTTTACAGTGAATCCATTATTATTCGATTTTCCTTCTGAATTTTATACTGAAAGGCTATGTATTCGAATGCCGAAACCGGGTGACGGTAAAGTTGTATACGATGCAATTCAAGCTTCTATGGAAGAATTAAAACCATGGATGGTTTTTGCTCAAAAGGAGCAAACAGAGGAAGAAGTAGAAGAAAGCATTAGAAAATCACATATCCAATTTTTGCAGCGTGAGGATTTAAGATTACTAGTTTTTTCGAAAGAAACAGGTGAATTTATTGCTTCTAGCGGATTACATCGTATTAATTGGGATATACCTCAATTTGAAATCGGGTATTGGATTGATTTAAGGTTTAGTGGAAAGGGCTATATGGTAGAGGCTGCGAAAGGTATAACGGATTACGCGTTTTCTGAACTGAAAGCAAACCGAGTAGAAATTCGTTGTGATTCTCTAAATAAGAAGAGTAGAGCCATACCAGAGAAATTAGGATTTAAGTTAGAAGGTATTTTAGAAAGTGCGAGTGTTGCGGTCGATGGAAATGGATTAAGGGATATGTGTGTATTTGCAATGACGAGAAATACATATGAAAAAGAAGAGCTGTAAGAAAACAGCTCTTCTTTTTTTATATTATGGCACAGGATGCCCGTTAGAGCTTTCGAAAATTGTAAACCATTGTTGACGATCTAAGTTAACTTTTGTAGCAAGAGCGGCTGTTTTTACACGATCTAATTTACCAGAGCCAACGATTGGCATCATATTAGCTGGATGAGCGAGTAACCATGCGTACATAACAGTATCGATGCTATTAACACCTAGCTCAGTAGCAACTTTTTGAACATTTTCACGTACACGTACAGCGCGTTCTGATTGACCAGTAAAAATTTCACCACCTGCAAGTGGTGACCAAATCATTGGGTTGATTCGTTTCTCCTGACATAAATCAATTGTCCCTTTTTCAAAATGCTCAAGCTGCAGTGCAGATACTTCAATTTGATTCGTAATAAGCGGGGAATCTAAGTACGAACTAAGCATATTAAATTGAGAAGGTAAAAAGTTAGATACACCGAAGTGACGAACTTTTCCTTCTTGCTTTAAGCGTGAGAATGCTTCCGCTACTTCATTTGGATCCATATAAGGATCAGGACGATGAATGAGCAGTACATCAATATAATCCGTATGTAAATTTTTAAGTGATGCTTCTGCACTTTGAATAATATGTTCTGCACTAGTGTTGTAGTGAGCAACATACCGCTCTGGAAATTTTGGTGATGGGGGAGCGATTCCACATTTTGTGATGATTTGCATGTTTTCACGTAAGGAAGGCTTTAGTTGTAATGCCTCTCCGAACAGCCCTTCACACGTATAACCGCCGTAAATATCAGCGTGATCGAAAGTAGTAATCTCCATATCCATGCATTCTTCAATAAAAGAAAGTAATTCTTGTTTCGTCATATTCCATTCTGCTAAGCGCCAAAAACCTTGAATAATGCGAGAAAATTCTAGCGTTTCGGCCATTTGAACTCGTTCCATTATAAGTACCCCCTTGATGAATGGTTATTTTTTTGAAAAGGCTTTCTTACTACATATTATTATATAGTTAGAGGGGCGTACAAACAATAAATATGTTTTGCTACAAAAACGATTTTCTCTATATGCTATAATGTAGAAACATATAGCTATAAGGAGATGTAGGAAATGATTCCAGTAACAATATTAACTGGTTTTCTTGGATCAGGGAAAACGACATTATTAAATCGTATTTTATCAGAGAATCACGGCCAAAAATTAGCAGTGATCGTAAATGAAATCGGGCAAATTGGTATTGATAATCAGTTGATTATGAATGTTGAAGAAGAAATTATGGAAATGACAAACGGTTGTTTATGCTGTACTGTACGTGAGGATTTACTCGTTGCTTTAAAACAATTACTGGACGTAAAAGCAGAAGGTAAAATGGATTTTGATGGATTAGTAATTGAAACGACTGGTCTTGCAAATCCGGGTCCGATTATTCAAACATTCTTTTTAGATCCAGTCATTCAATCTGCATACCAAATTAACGGTGTTGTAACAGTAGTAGATAGTTATCATATACATAAACATTTTGAAAAAGGGCTAGAAGCAAAGGAACAAATTGCATTTGCTGATGTCGTTTTAGTAAATAAATTAGATTTAGTGAATGAAAGTGAAAAGGAAAATCTATTGCAGGAACTGCAAGGTATTAACCCAACTGCAAAGTTAATCGAGGCCACTAACTGTGATGTAGATATTCCAT
This genomic interval carries:
- a CDS encoding LLM class flavin-dependent oxidoreductase, which encodes MIKLSVLDQSPISDGSTAAQAFSHTVTLAQEVEKLGYTRFWVSEHHNSVSLAGSSPEILISHIAAKTERMRVGSGGVMLPHYSPYKVAENFRVLEALYPNRIDLGVGRAPGGMPIATRALQEGKMVSLDQYPEQIADVAMYLHDQVPENHHYANLKATPVIPTSPEMWMLGSSGESARIAAQQGASFAFAQFINGYGGPEVMEAYQEQFQPSYLGDTPKSIVAIFVICGETTEEAEKIASSLDLSILLLEQGKRTTGTPSIETAQNYSYSAYDLFRIKENRQRMIVGDPSSVKEKIVNLSKAYNTDEFMIVTITHRFEDKLNSYRLLANAFHL
- a CDS encoding DUF3896 family protein — protein: MKQTYDYHATKKYLEEKKQQLCNKLSNMHLSKKEREQLKLEIDNYEYILNVVEMNHYERGFSR
- a CDS encoding flavin monoamine oxidase family protein, with translation MQKDIMYNIEMDETLRVINNGLKKTTRPKRIIVVGAGMAGLVSASLLKAAGHEVKIFEANNRVGGRIETVRMEDTGLYLDVGAMRIPYSHILTMAYIRKFGLQVSSFINRNETDIIYVNGRKTTLKQYEKDPSILKYPVEMNEVGKTSEELLLLAVQPIINFIKKNPEKNWDVVVKDFGRYSTGQFLKYHPYQYNTYFSPVAIEMIGVLLDLEGFLERSFVETLRFLYIMQEESGFCEIVGGNDRLPKSFLPQLEENIIYNQKLMKLHQHDNGVTAFYRNEETFEYSSITGDLVIVTIPFSAMRFVEVDPFDSISHEKWKAIRELHYMPATKIGIQFKSRFWEEQGQLGGRIITDLPIRYAYYPSYGIGEKGPAMMLGSYTWSYDALLWDGLSKGDRIYYTLQNLATILGGQVYDEFLSGISKSWTLDPYALGGFALFQAGQESELQPVIVKPEGRIFFAGDHTTLYHGWIQGAIESGVRVAVEVNE
- a CDS encoding GNAT family N-acetyltransferase, with protein sequence MNPLLFDFPSEFYTERLCIRMPKPGDGKVVYDAIQASMEELKPWMVFAQKEQTEEEVEESIRKSHIQFLQREDLRLLVFSKETGEFIASSGLHRINWDIPQFEIGYWIDLRFSGKGYMVEAAKGITDYAFSELKANRVEIRCDSLNKKSRAIPEKLGFKLEGILESASVAVDGNGLRDMCVFAMTRNTYEKEEL
- a CDS encoding aldo/keto reductase, producing MERVQMAETLEFSRIIQGFWRLAEWNMTKQELLSFIEECMDMEITTFDHADIYGGYTCEGLFGEALQLKPSLRENMQIITKCGIAPPSPKFPERYVAHYNTSAEHIIQSAEASLKNLHTDYIDVLLIHRPDPYMDPNEVAEAFSRLKQEGKVRHFGVSNFLPSQFNMLSSYLDSPLITNQIEVSALQLEHFEKGTIDLCQEKRINPMIWSPLAGGEIFTGQSERAVRVRENVQKVATELGVNSIDTVMYAWLLAHPANMMPIVGSGKLDRVKTAALATKVNLDRQQWFTIFESSNGHPVP
- a CDS encoding CobW family GTP-binding protein, with the translated sequence MIPVTILTGFLGSGKTTLLNRILSENHGQKLAVIVNEIGQIGIDNQLIMNVEEEIMEMTNGCLCCTVREDLLVALKQLLDVKAEGKMDFDGLVIETTGLANPGPIIQTFFLDPVIQSAYQINGVVTVVDSYHIHKHFEKGLEAKEQIAFADVVLVNKLDLVNESEKENLLQELQGINPTAKLIEATNCDVDIPSLIQIQTFKTKDTLQIYPHTEHNHLEGVRSFVLREERPLDLQKLNEWMSAVVQELGEYLYRYKGILSIDGVDKRIVFQGVHTLFAASYDRVWQEGEERVSEVVFIGKDINKEWFQEHFEECVK